From Polynucleobacter sp. MWH-Braz-FAM2G, a single genomic window includes:
- a CDS encoding TSUP family transporter: MAFFAGLVDAVAGGGGLIQVPALFAAYPDAPPATLLSTNKLASVGGTLNAARKFLRHVDLPWTLVGVAIAAAFVGSLIGANAVSHFPAEPLRKALPFVLVFLLIYTWFQPTLGDAHAPKAPSHYQKFKALLLGLVIGFYDGFFGPGTGSFLLFGFVRFFGFDFLHASAATKLVNAATNLAAILMLASLGQINWLLGFVMMIANIAGSQFGSRLAIKYGSSFVRKAFLLIVSVLILKSAWNAYF, encoded by the coding sequence ATGGCTTTTTTTGCTGGCCTAGTCGACGCTGTGGCTGGTGGCGGTGGACTTATTCAGGTCCCCGCTCTTTTTGCGGCCTATCCAGATGCTCCGCCAGCAACATTACTTTCAACGAATAAGCTTGCCTCTGTCGGGGGGACGCTTAATGCCGCCAGAAAATTTCTGCGGCATGTTGATTTGCCTTGGACTTTGGTTGGTGTTGCAATTGCGGCTGCCTTTGTTGGCTCTCTCATTGGGGCAAATGCGGTAAGTCACTTTCCTGCAGAACCTTTGCGGAAAGCCCTTCCCTTTGTTTTGGTGTTTTTATTAATTTATACCTGGTTTCAGCCTACGCTTGGCGATGCTCATGCGCCCAAGGCCCCTAGCCATTATCAAAAATTTAAAGCCCTTTTGCTTGGATTGGTGATTGGCTTTTATGATGGGTTCTTTGGCCCGGGAACGGGAAGCTTTTTGTTGTTCGGTTTTGTGCGCTTTTTCGGGTTTGATTTTTTGCATGCCTCGGCTGCAACAAAATTAGTAAATGCCGCAACTAATTTGGCTGCAATTTTGATGTTGGCTAGCCTTGGCCAGATTAATTGGCTGCTTGGTTTTGTGATGATGATTGCCAATATTGCAGGGAGTCAGTTTGGTAGCCGGCTCGCAATTAAGTATGGAAGTTCTTTTGTTAGAAAAGCTTTTTTGCTTATTGTGAGCGTGTTAATACTAAAGTCCGCATGGAACGCATATTTTTAA